The following coding sequences are from one Panicum hallii strain FIL2 chromosome 5, PHallii_v3.1, whole genome shotgun sequence window:
- the LOC112895293 gene encoding indole-3-pyruvate monooxygenase YUCCA2-like: MDPWSESEGKRAHDPIFQCFSQNQNHRQPVENCCKERSVDAVVARSERCTCFWVSGPIIVGAGPSGLAVAACLKEKGIGSLILERSNCIASLWQLKTYDRLSLHLPRKFCELPLMPFPADYPIYPSKQQFVAYLESYAARFGISPMYNRTVVHAEYDEQLLLWRVSTRTSGTMGEEVQYVSGWLIVATGENAEAVQPDIDGLQEFPGTVMHTSAYKSGSAFAGKRVLVVGCGNSGMEVCLDLCNHNAEPHIVVRDAVHILPREMLGHSTFGLSMWMLKWLPVHVVDRILLCIARAILGDTARLGLKRPASGPLELKSLSGKTPVLDVGTFAKIKSGDIKVRPAIRRISGRDVEFADGQLEGFDAIVLATGYKSNVPFWLKDRELFSEKDGLPRKAFPNGWKGENGLYSVGFTRRGLMGTSVDARRIAYDIEQQWKAKGTLPDVFL; the protein is encoded by the exons ATGGACCCGTGGAGCGAAAGTGAGGGCAAGAGAGCCCATGATCCTATCTTCCAATGTTTCAGCCAAAACCAAAATCACCGCCAACCTGTTGAGAACTGCTGCAAGGAAAGGAGCGTGGATGCTGTTGTTGCTCGCTCGGAGCGATGCACATGTTTCTGGGTTTCAGGGCCAATTATCGTGGGTGCGGGACCATCAGGCCTCGCCGTTGCTGCATGTCTCAAGGAGAAGGGGATTGGTAGCCTTATTCTTGAGCGCTCCAACTGCATAGCTTCCCTCTGGCAGCTGAAGACATACGATCGTCTCAGCCTTCATCTTCCCCGGAAATTCTGTGAGCTTCCTCTCATGCCTTTCCCTGCCGACTACCCTATCTATCCCTCGAAGCAGCAGTTTGTAGCCTACTTGGAGAGCTATGCTGCACGTTTTGGCATAAGTCCTATGTACAATCGCACGGTGGTGCATGCAGAATATGATGAGCAGCTTCTGCTATGGCGTGTGAGCACTCGAACTTCTGGCACAATGGGAGAGGAGGTCCAGTATGTTTCCGGGTGGCTTATTGTTGCGACTGGTGAGAACGCTGAAGCTGTGCAGCCAGATATTGATGGCCTACAAGAGTTTCCAGGAACAGTTATGCACACCAGTGCATATAAAAGTGGCAGTGCATTCGCAGGGAAGCGCGTTCTCGTCGTCGGTTGTGGAAATTCAGGCATGGAGGTGTGCTTAGACCTGTGCAATCACAATGCAGAACCCCATATTGTCGTAAGAGATGCT GTACACATCTTGCCCAGGGAGATGCTGGGTCACTCCACCTTTGGTCTGTCAATGTGGATGCTCAAGTGGCTCCCAGTCCACGTTGTGGACCGTATTCTACTGTGCATAGCACGGGCCATCCTTGGGGATACTGCTCGGCTCGGGCTAAAGCGGCCAGCCTCTGGTCCTCTTGAGCTCAAGTCACTCTCAGGGAAGACCCCGGTCCTTGACGTCGGCACATTTGCAAAGATTAAATCTGGAGATATCAAG GTACGACCTGCCATAAGACGGATATCAGGAAGAGATGTAGAATTTGCAGACGGTCAGTTGGAGGGTTTTGATGCCATTGTGCTTGCAACTGGCTACAAGAGCAATGTTCCCTTCTGGCTGAAG GACCGAGAGTTATTTTCTGAAAAAGATGGCTTGCCAAGAAAAGCATTTCCAAATGGGTGGAAGGGTGAGAATGGCCTATACTCGGTCGGATTCACCCGGCGTGGACTGATGGGGACATCGGTCGATGCCAGGAGGATCGCTTACGACATCGAGCAGCAATGGAAGGCCAAAGGGACCCTTCCGGATGTTTTCCTCTAG